From Juglans regia cultivar Chandler chromosome 8, Walnut 2.0, whole genome shotgun sequence, the proteins below share one genomic window:
- the LOC109019173 gene encoding protein CUP-SHAPED COTYLEDON 1-like isoform X1 translates to MQKQSSDQKGKNSGMKKKGMAGNHDQNEEKTLPPGFRFHPTDEELITYYLLNKISDTNFTGRAIGDVDLNKCEPWELPGKAKMGEKEWYFFSLRDRKYPTGVRTNRATNTGYWKTTGKDKEIFNSETSELIGMKKTLVFYRGRAPRGEKTNWVMHEYRIHSKSAFRNTKQDEWVVSRVFQKISAGTKKLPNQSRLSAILNPYNLEIGTPSSVPPPMMQLGDPSGQFQYYGRNYVSSAELAELARVFRGGGSTASVNLQPLLQPHLNYPLGGGGGGGGCFTISGLNLNLGGPRTQPVFRPMQPPAEPGPAPPPPPPSLSMNQQDVITSSMMNSSSLAAESPGYGTDQMNHANPPGNRYVGVDHCMDLENYWPTY, encoded by the exons atgcaa AAGCAAAGTAGTGATCAGAAGGGAAAGAATTCAGGCATGAAGAAGAAAGGCATGGCAGGAAATCAtgatcaaaatgaagaaaagacgTTGCCACCAGGGTTTCGGTTTCATCCCACAGATGAAGAGCTAATTACTTACTATCTCCTAAACAAGATATCAGATACTAATTTTACAGGACGGGCAATTGGTGATGTTGATCTCAACAAATGCGAGCCATGGGAACTTccag GGAAGGCTAAAATGGGAGAAAAAGAGTGGTATTTCTTCAGCCTTAGGGATCGGAAATACCCAACCGGTGTGAGAACAAACCGAGCAACAAATACAGGTTACTGGAAGACCACAGGGAAAGACAAGGAGATCTTCAACAGCGAAACTTCAGAGTTGATTGGGATGAAGAAGACATTGGTTTTTTATAGGGGGAGAGCTCCCAGAGGAGAGAAAACCAACTGGGTCATGCATGAATATCGCATCCACTCAAAATCTGCCTTTAGAAATACCAAG CAGGATGAATGGGTGGTTAGCCGAGTCTTCCAGAAAATTAGCGCTGGCACAAAGAAACTTCCGAACCAATCAAGATTATCTGCAATACTGAATCCCTACAACCTGGAAATAGGTACTCCTAGTTCTGTACCACCACCAATGATGCAGCTGGGAGATCCTTCAGGTCAGTTCCAATATTATGGAAGGAATTACGTGAGCAGTGCAGAACTAGCGGAGCTCGCGCGGGTTTTCAGAGGCGGGGGATCAACGGCCAGTGTCAACCTGCAGCCATTATTGCAACCCCACCTGAACTATCCacttggaggaggaggaggaggaggagggtgctTCACAATATCCGGGTTAAATTTGAATCTTGGAGGGCCTCGGACTCAACCCGTTTTCCGACCCATGCAGCCCCCAGCTGAGCCAGGGCcagcaccaccacctcctcctccttctctaTCAATGAACCAACAAGATGTAATTACTTCCTCCATGATGAATAGTAGTTCTCTTGCTGCAGAGAGTCCAGGCTATGGTACGGATCAAATGAATCATGCAAACCCACCCGGCAATAGATATGTGGGCGTGGATCACTGCATGGATCTAGAAAACTACTGGCCTACCTATTAA
- the LOC109019173 gene encoding protein CUP-SHAPED COTYLEDON 1-like isoform X2, with protein sequence MQKQSSDQKGKNSGMKKKGMAGNHDQNEEKTLPPGFRFHPTDEELITYYLLNKISDTNFTGRAIGDVDLNKCEPWELPGKAKMGEKEWYFFSLRDRKYPTGVRTNRATNTGYWKTTGKDKEIFNSETSELIGMKKTLVFYRGRAPRGEKTNWVMHEYRIHSKSAFRNTKDEWVVSRVFQKISAGTKKLPNQSRLSAILNPYNLEIGTPSSVPPPMMQLGDPSGQFQYYGRNYVSSAELAELARVFRGGGSTASVNLQPLLQPHLNYPLGGGGGGGGCFTISGLNLNLGGPRTQPVFRPMQPPAEPGPAPPPPPPSLSMNQQDVITSSMMNSSSLAAESPGYGTDQMNHANPPGNRYVGVDHCMDLENYWPTY encoded by the exons atgcaa AAGCAAAGTAGTGATCAGAAGGGAAAGAATTCAGGCATGAAGAAGAAAGGCATGGCAGGAAATCAtgatcaaaatgaagaaaagacgTTGCCACCAGGGTTTCGGTTTCATCCCACAGATGAAGAGCTAATTACTTACTATCTCCTAAACAAGATATCAGATACTAATTTTACAGGACGGGCAATTGGTGATGTTGATCTCAACAAATGCGAGCCATGGGAACTTccag GGAAGGCTAAAATGGGAGAAAAAGAGTGGTATTTCTTCAGCCTTAGGGATCGGAAATACCCAACCGGTGTGAGAACAAACCGAGCAACAAATACAGGTTACTGGAAGACCACAGGGAAAGACAAGGAGATCTTCAACAGCGAAACTTCAGAGTTGATTGGGATGAAGAAGACATTGGTTTTTTATAGGGGGAGAGCTCCCAGAGGAGAGAAAACCAACTGGGTCATGCATGAATATCGCATCCACTCAAAATCTGCCTTTAGAAATACCAAG GATGAATGGGTGGTTAGCCGAGTCTTCCAGAAAATTAGCGCTGGCACAAAGAAACTTCCGAACCAATCAAGATTATCTGCAATACTGAATCCCTACAACCTGGAAATAGGTACTCCTAGTTCTGTACCACCACCAATGATGCAGCTGGGAGATCCTTCAGGTCAGTTCCAATATTATGGAAGGAATTACGTGAGCAGTGCAGAACTAGCGGAGCTCGCGCGGGTTTTCAGAGGCGGGGGATCAACGGCCAGTGTCAACCTGCAGCCATTATTGCAACCCCACCTGAACTATCCacttggaggaggaggaggaggaggagggtgctTCACAATATCCGGGTTAAATTTGAATCTTGGAGGGCCTCGGACTCAACCCGTTTTCCGACCCATGCAGCCCCCAGCTGAGCCAGGGCcagcaccaccacctcctcctccttctctaTCAATGAACCAACAAGATGTAATTACTTCCTCCATGATGAATAGTAGTTCTCTTGCTGCAGAGAGTCCAGGCTATGGTACGGATCAAATGAATCATGCAAACCCACCCGGCAATAGATATGTGGGCGTGGATCACTGCATGGATCTAGAAAACTACTGGCCTACCTATTAA
- the LOC109019173 gene encoding protein CUP-SHAPED COTYLEDON 1-like isoform X3, with protein MKKKGMAGNHDQNEEKTLPPGFRFHPTDEELITYYLLNKISDTNFTGRAIGDVDLNKCEPWELPGKAKMGEKEWYFFSLRDRKYPTGVRTNRATNTGYWKTTGKDKEIFNSETSELIGMKKTLVFYRGRAPRGEKTNWVMHEYRIHSKSAFRNTKQDEWVVSRVFQKISAGTKKLPNQSRLSAILNPYNLEIGTPSSVPPPMMQLGDPSGQFQYYGRNYVSSAELAELARVFRGGGSTASVNLQPLLQPHLNYPLGGGGGGGGCFTISGLNLNLGGPRTQPVFRPMQPPAEPGPAPPPPPPSLSMNQQDVITSSMMNSSSLAAESPGYGTDQMNHANPPGNRYVGVDHCMDLENYWPTY; from the exons ATGAAGAAGAAAGGCATGGCAGGAAATCAtgatcaaaatgaagaaaagacgTTGCCACCAGGGTTTCGGTTTCATCCCACAGATGAAGAGCTAATTACTTACTATCTCCTAAACAAGATATCAGATACTAATTTTACAGGACGGGCAATTGGTGATGTTGATCTCAACAAATGCGAGCCATGGGAACTTccag GGAAGGCTAAAATGGGAGAAAAAGAGTGGTATTTCTTCAGCCTTAGGGATCGGAAATACCCAACCGGTGTGAGAACAAACCGAGCAACAAATACAGGTTACTGGAAGACCACAGGGAAAGACAAGGAGATCTTCAACAGCGAAACTTCAGAGTTGATTGGGATGAAGAAGACATTGGTTTTTTATAGGGGGAGAGCTCCCAGAGGAGAGAAAACCAACTGGGTCATGCATGAATATCGCATCCACTCAAAATCTGCCTTTAGAAATACCAAG CAGGATGAATGGGTGGTTAGCCGAGTCTTCCAGAAAATTAGCGCTGGCACAAAGAAACTTCCGAACCAATCAAGATTATCTGCAATACTGAATCCCTACAACCTGGAAATAGGTACTCCTAGTTCTGTACCACCACCAATGATGCAGCTGGGAGATCCTTCAGGTCAGTTCCAATATTATGGAAGGAATTACGTGAGCAGTGCAGAACTAGCGGAGCTCGCGCGGGTTTTCAGAGGCGGGGGATCAACGGCCAGTGTCAACCTGCAGCCATTATTGCAACCCCACCTGAACTATCCacttggaggaggaggaggaggaggagggtgctTCACAATATCCGGGTTAAATTTGAATCTTGGAGGGCCTCGGACTCAACCCGTTTTCCGACCCATGCAGCCCCCAGCTGAGCCAGGGCcagcaccaccacctcctcctccttctctaTCAATGAACCAACAAGATGTAATTACTTCCTCCATGATGAATAGTAGTTCTCTTGCTGCAGAGAGTCCAGGCTATGGTACGGATCAAATGAATCATGCAAACCCACCCGGCAATAGATATGTGGGCGTGGATCACTGCATGGATCTAGAAAACTACTGGCCTACCTATTAA
- the LOC109019177 gene encoding pentatricopeptide repeat-containing protein At2g20540-like, with product MATRTSAFVIRELEDLFVPMLRNCVDMVGLKKIQAQVVKLSLSQSNFLLTKMVDVCDNNGNIEYARLLFNQVVEPNGFLYNAMIRAYTHNHKYSVAITLYQKMLRHRQAENPILPDKFTFPFVFKCCAGLLYHFLGQQVHAQLCKFGPMSLLIIENALIDMYTKCGNLIDAHKVLECMTERDTISWNSLLSGHVRVGQMRKAKAMFEDMPNKTIVSWTTMISGYARIGCHADALNVFHQMQVVGIEPDEISIVSVLPACAQLGALEIGKWIHMYADKHRLSRKTNICNALIEMYAKCGCIDQAWQLFEKMVDRDVISWSTMLGGLANHGKAREAIEIFQDMQRAKVQPNGITFLGILSACTHAGLWDEGLKYFDSMRKCYHIEPEIEHYGCLVDLLGRSGRLVQALDTIEKMPVKPDSKIWGSLLSSCRTHCNLEIASIAMEHLLEFEPDDTGNYVLLSNIYADLGKWEGVSRMRKLIRSKSMKKMPGCSSIEVNNVVHEFISGDDSKPFSKDIFRMLELLAFHHDRTDDIIEVAQEDISRQLC from the coding sequence ATGGCAACGAGAACCAGCGCCTTTGTCATTAGAGAATTGGAAGATCTTTTCGTGCCCATGTTGCGAAATTGCGTCGACATGGTGGGATTGAAAAAAATCCAAGCCCAAGTCGTGAAGTTATCTCTGTCACAGAGCAACTTCTTGCTCACAAAAATGGTGGATGTGTGTGACAACAACGGGAATATAGAGTATGCAAGGTTGCTCTTCAATCAAGTGGTTGAACCAAATGGGTTTTTGTACAATGCAATGATCAGAGCTTACACACACAATCATAAATATAGTGTAGCAATCACTCTGTACCAGAAAATGCTAAGACATCGACAAGCTGAAAATCCAATTTTGCCTGACAAATTCACATTCCCATTTGTGTTTAAGTGCTGTGCAGGGCTTTTGTATCATTTTCTAGGTCAGCAGGTCCATGCTCAGCTGTGTAAGTTTGGGCCAATGTCCcttttaataatagaaaatgCACTAATAGATATGTATACCAAGTGTGGTAATTTGATAGATGCACATAAGGTGCTTGAGTGCATGACTGAAAGAGATACCATTTCTTGGAATAGCCTACTTTCTGGGCATGTCAGGGTGGGACAGATGAGAAAGGCGAAGGCAATGTTTGAGGATATGCCAAACAAGACTATTGTCTCTTGGACGACGATGATATCAGGTTATGCTCGAATTGGGTGCCATGCGGATGCATTGAATGTTTTTCACCAAATGCAAGTGGTAGGTATTGAACCTGATGAGATAAGTATAGTGTCTGTTTTGCCGGCATGCGCGCAGCTTGGAGCTCTTGAGATTGGTAAATGGATACACATGTACGCAGATAAGCACAGGCTTTCTCGTAAGACTAATATCTGTAACGCCCTGATTGAAATGTACGCAAAATGTGGTTGTATTGATCAGGCATGGCAGTTGTTTGAGAAAATGGTGGATAGGGATGTGATATCTTGGAGTACCATGCTTGGGGGGCTAGCAAATCACGGGAAAGCTCGCGAAGCAATTGAGATCTTTCAAGATATGCAGAGAGCAAAGGTACAACCGAATGGTATTACTTTTCTTGGTATCTTATCAGCCTGCACCCATGCTGGTTTGTGGGATGAGGGATTGAAGTATTTCGATTCCATGAGAAAATGCTATCATATAGAACCAGAAATTGAACATTATGGTTGTTTAGTCGATCTTCTTGGACGCTCAGGGCGCCTTGTTCAGGCTCTTGACACAATAGAAAAGATGCCAGTGAAGCCAGATTCAAAGATATGGGGTTCTTTGTTGAGTTCTTGCAGGACTCACTGCAATCTTGAGATTGCTAGTATTGCTATGGAGCACCTTCTTGAGTTTGAACCAGACGACACAGGGAACTATGTGTTGCTTTCCAATATTTATGCAGATCTTGGGAAGTGGGAAGGAGTGTCGAGGATGAGGAAACTTATAAGAAGCAAGAGCATGAAGAAAATGCCGGGATGCAGCTCAATCGAGGTTAACAACGTTGTTCACGAGTTCATATCGGGTGATGATTCgaaaccattttcaaaagatatttttaggATGTTAGAGCTGCTAGCATTTCATCATGACAGAACCGATGATATTATAGAAGTTGCACAGGAAGACATAAGTCGGCAATTGTGTTAA
- the LOC109019176 gene encoding putative pentatricopeptide repeat-containing protein At3g15130, with amino-acid sequence MSERQIFANLLRSCSKNLLFEQGLQAHGAVVKTGLGFDLMLNNDLVDMYGKCGRMELACAVFDRMIERNVVSWTALMCGYLQNGNANGSLSLFRKMGPSGIKPNEFTFSTNLKASAILGTPENGMQIHSVCAKTGFEWVPAVANSIIDMYSKCGRISEAARMFNAMPVRNLISWNAMIAGYTLEGNGDRALLLFRKMQEQGEIPDEFTYTSTLKACSGLGAMQEGTQIHASLITRGFPYSVQKASAGALIDLYVKCGHLIKARRVFDQIDAKNVISWSALILGYAQEGNLVEAMDLFRQLRGSTYQVDGFVLSGLMGVFADFAHVEHGKQMHAYTIKVPYGLDISVANSMVDMYLKCGLTNEAERLFSEIPVRNVVSWTVMITGYGKHGLGKEAINLYNKMQAENIEPDGVTYLAVLSACSHAGLIKESQEYFSRLCSDRRIKPRVEHYACMVDLLGRAGRLKEAKNLIESMPLKPNVGIWQTLISACRVHGDLEMGREVGEILLRLDGNNPVNYVMMSNIFAEAGHWKDCEKIRETVKRKGLKKDAGRSWVEIDKEIHFFYNGEDNHPLTERIHEVLKEMEKRIKEKLGYNHGVRFALHDVEEESKEESLRVHSEKLAIGLALVCGGLDNEEENRVIRIFKNLRVCGDCHVFIKGLSKVLKVVFVVRDANRFHKFEGGYCSCGDYW; translated from the coding sequence ATGAGTGAGCGGCAAATATTTGCAAACCTGCTGCGGAGCTGTTCGAAGAATTTGTTATTTGAACAAGGATTGCAAGCTCACGGGGCTGTTGTGAAAACGGGACTTGGCTTTGACTTGATGCTTAACAATGATCTTGTTGATATGTATGGAAAATGCGGTAGGATGGAACTGGCTTGTGCTGTGTTTGATAGAATGATTGAAAGAAATGTGGTTTCATGGACAGCTCTTATGTGTGGCTACTTACAAAATGGTAATGCCAACGGGTCGTTATCACTTTTTCGGAAAATGGGTCCTTCGGGTATTAAGCCGAACGAGTTCACATTTTCAACCAACCTGAAAGCATCGGCGATTTTGGGAACTCCAGAGAATGGAATGCAGATCCATAGCGTTTGCGCTAAAACTGGGTTCGAATGGGTGCCTGCGGTGGCCAATTCTATCATTGACATGTACTCCAAATGTGGAAGAATTAGTGAGGCTGCACGAATGTTCAATGCTATGCCGGTTAGGAATCTTATCAGTTGGAATGCGATGATAGCTGGATACACACTTGAAGGAAATGGGGACAGAGCTCTACTTTTGTTTCGGAAAATGCAAGAACAGGGGGAAATCCCTGATGAATTCACGTATACAAGCACGTTAAAGGCCTGTAGTGGCCTCGGAGCCATGCAGGAAGGAACCCAAATTCATGCTTCCTTGATTACAAGAGGATTCCCCTATTCGGTTCAGAAAGCCAGTGCAGGTGCTCTAATTGATTTGTATGTCAAATGCGGGCACTTGATTAAAGCTCGGAGAGTATTTGATCAAATTGATGCAAAGAACGTGATATCTTGGAGTGCTCTAATTCTCGGTTATGCTCAAGAAGGCAATTTGGTAGAGGCCATGGACTTGTTTAGGCAGCTCAGGGGGAGTACATATCAAGTAGATGGATTTGTTCTCTCAGGCCTAATGGGTGTCTTTGCTGATTTTGCTCATGTGGAGCATGGTAAGCAAATGCATGCCTACACCATCAAAGTCCCATATGGTCTAGACATATCAGTGGCCAATTCAATGGTGGATATGTATCTCAAGTGCGGGTTAACAAATGAGGCAGAAAGACTATTTAGTGAAATCCCGGTGAGAAATGTTGTGTCTTGGACAGTTATGATCACTGGTTATGGAAAGCATGGTTTGGGAAAAGAAGCAATCAATCTTTACAACAAAATGCAAGCGGAAAATATTGAGCCTGATGGTGTGACTTATTTGGCAGTGCTCTCGGCATGCAGCCATGCGGGACTCATCAAAGAAAGTCAAGAATACTTCTCAAGATTGTGTAGTGACCGACGGATTAAACCAAGAGTAGAGCACTATGCTTGCATGGTTGATCTCCTTGGCCGAGCTGGGCGCTTAAAAGAAGCTAAGAATCTTATCGAGAGCATGCCGCTAAAACCAAATGTAGGGATCTGGCAAACTCTGATTAGTGCTTGTAGAGTACATGGAGACCTGGAAATGGGGAGGGAAGTAGGAGAGATACTTCTAAGATTAGATGGCAACAATCCGGTCAACTATGTGATGATGTCTAATATCTTTGCTGAGGCAGGCCATTGGAAAGACtgtgagaaaataagagaaacagTGAAGAGGAAGGGATTAAAGAAAGACGCAGGGCGTAGTTGGGTGGAGATTGACAAGGAGATCCACTTTTTCTATAATGGAGAGGACAATCACCCACTTACAGAGAGAATTCATGAGGTCTTGAAGGAAATGGAGAAGAGGATCAAAGAAAAGCTAGGCTATAATCATGGGGTGAGGTTTGCGCTGCACGATGTGGAAGAGGAGTCGAAGGAGGAGAGCTTGAGAGTTCATAGTGAGAAGTTGGCAATTGGTTTGGCATTGGTTTGTGGTGGGTTGgataatgaagaagaaaatagggTGATTAGGATTTTCAAGAACTTGAGGGTTTGTGGGGATTGTCATGTCTTCATCAAAGGTTTGTCAAAAGTTTTGAAGGTGGTATTCGTGGTGAGGGATGCAAATAGATTTCACAAGTTTGAGGGGGGCTACTGTTCCTGTGGAGATTATTGGTGA